In Fusobacterium hwasookii, a single window of DNA contains:
- a CDS encoding ABC transporter ATP-binding protein produces the protein MKILRTYIKENIGTLSLGAIFLTLNTFATLAIPFQISNIINLGIMKKDIDMVYSTSIKMIIILIVGTATGIIANHFVALFATNFTKKNRKLLVRNLESLTVDQVNDFGVASLVTRMGNDNNNAQRLIVAFFQMILPSPIMAIISIFMTIKLSPTLALIPLFTILIFALTIVLTLFKSLPYILKVQKKLDRMTLVLRERFIGAKIIRAFDNSKKERNKFNDIAQEYTDNYIIINKKFALLSPMAFALMSVVITLIIFFGAMKVLNNTLEIGSITAIVEYSLTTIAALIMSSMVLVQMPKAVVSIERIEEILNVTSEIKDKEGLKDNSYYENILKQNPISLTFDNVCFRYKGAEKQILKNISFSIKAGERFAIVGATGSGKSTIAKVLLRLNDIESGKILINGVNALDLPLNCLRNQISYTPQKAYLFSGKIKDNFRFTNKDMTDEEMIKVAKVAQSYDFIDSLPDKFDSFVAQGGTNFSGGQKQRLSIARALSKEANIYLFDDSFSALDYATDAKLRKELKTFLKDKITIIIAQRLNTIADADKIIVLKDSEITGMGTHQELLESNQEYIELAKSQGILE, from the coding sequence ATGAAAATATTAAGAACCTATATAAAAGAAAATATAGGAACTTTATCTTTAGGTGCAATATTTCTTACATTGAATACTTTTGCAACCTTAGCCATACCTTTTCAAATTTCTAATATAATAAATTTAGGTATAATGAAAAAAGACATAGATATGGTCTATTCTACAAGTATAAAAATGATAATTATATTAATTGTTGGGACTGCAACTGGAATTATAGCTAATCATTTTGTAGCTCTCTTTGCTACTAACTTTACAAAGAAAAATAGAAAATTACTAGTAAGAAATCTTGAATCTTTAACAGTTGACCAAGTTAATGATTTTGGAGTTGCTTCTTTAGTAACTCGTATGGGAAATGACAATAATAACGCTCAAAGACTCATAGTAGCATTTTTTCAAATGATATTACCTAGCCCTATAATGGCAATAATATCTATCTTTATGACAATAAAGTTATCTCCTACTTTAGCTTTGATACCTTTATTTACAATTTTAATTTTTGCTCTTACAATTGTTTTAACTCTATTTAAATCCTTACCATATATTTTAAAAGTTCAAAAGAAATTGGATAGAATGACTTTAGTTTTGAGAGAGAGATTTATTGGTGCTAAAATCATTAGAGCCTTTGATAACTCTAAAAAAGAAAGAAATAAATTCAACGATATAGCCCAAGAATACACAGATAACTATATCATTATCAATAAGAAGTTTGCTCTACTTTCACCAATGGCTTTTGCACTTATGTCTGTTGTTATAACTTTAATAATCTTCTTTGGAGCTATGAAAGTTTTAAATAACACCTTAGAAATTGGTTCTATAACAGCTATTGTTGAATATTCTTTAACAACTATTGCTGCTCTTATTATGTCATCTATGGTTTTAGTACAAATGCCAAAGGCTGTTGTTTCAATAGAAAGAATTGAAGAAATTTTAAATGTTACAAGTGAAATAAAGGATAAGGAAGGATTAAAAGACAATTCTTATTATGAAAATATTTTAAAACAAAATCCTATATCTTTAACTTTTGATAATGTATGTTTTAGATATAAGGGTGCAGAAAAACAAATTTTAAAGAATATTTCATTTTCTATAAAAGCTGGCGAAAGATTTGCTATAGTCGGGGCAACAGGTTCTGGTAAATCTACAATAGCAAAGGTTTTACTTAGATTAAATGATATAGAAAGTGGAAAAATCTTAATAAATGGAGTTAATGCCTTAGATTTACCTTTAAATTGCCTAAGAAATCAAATTTCCTATACTCCACAAAAAGCATATCTTTTCAGTGGAAAAATAAAAGATAATTTTAGATTTACTAATAAGGACATGACAGATGAAGAAATGATTAAAGTTGCAAAGGTTGCTCAATCTTATGATTTTATTGATTCTTTACCTGATAAGTTTGATTCCTTTGTAGCACAAGGAGGAACTAATTTTTCTGGTGGACAAAAACAAAGATTGTCTATTGCAAGAGCTTTATCTAAGGAAGCAAATATTTACTTATTTGATGATAGTTTCTCAGCTCTTGACTATGCAACAGATGCTAAGCTTCGTAAGGAATTAAAAACTTTCTTAAAGGATAAAATAACTATTATCATAGCACAAAGATTAAATACCATAGCTGATGCTGATAAGATAATTGTTTTAAAGGATAGTGAAATTACTGGAATGGGAACTCACCAAGAGTTACTAGAAAGTAATCAGGAATATATTGAACTTGCTAAGTCACAAGGAATTTTAGAATAA
- a CDS encoding tetratricopeptide repeat protein, protein MKEDLLNKIEDLYDLDKHQEIIDMIEALPTEQLNNELIGQLARAYNNIQNYKKAIELLKSIEIEEGNTMRWNYRIGYSYYYLDEYEKAEECFLKAHEIKPEDDEIKTYLLNIYIELSKKVINENTDDSQETQDKAVAYALKSKEYITTNDDKIQCDSYLAWLYDKIGACDVAEELLKSVISAGRDDSWVHSELGYCLTELNKLEEALEHYFRAKELGRNDTWIYSQIAWTYRLLGKYQEALEVNFKAQELGQNDAWTNIEIGICYKELEKYEEAIKYYLIANKINKGKNVWLLSELAWTYGVIGNYEEELKYLEKAKKLGRKDSWIKAEYGKVYQKLEQYDRALRYYNKAKNLGQNDAWINVQIGRCYKGLEKYDKALKNYLEAEKKEKNDAWLLSEIAWLYDGIGKYKEGLKYLKKVEKLGRDDCWFNTEYGFCLMRLKKYENAIEKYKHAMELKEELNEEIYLNCQIGFCYRILEKYEEALKYHLKAQELGRNDVWVNIEIGLCYKELEKYEKALEHYLVAYEQDKEDTWLLSDIGWIYNEIEKYEDALQFLLKAQELGREDSWIYAEIGQCLGRLDRYEEGIEKLKKALEILEKDKVYDNRNEKIFINSEIGWLYGKIEGSDPNEALHYLYAARDLGRDDQWLNAEIGWELGYNDKDKDEEAIKYFERSIELGRDDEWVWARTANIYFDLERYEEALKAYTRAYELEGSYKEGKDSLYICSIGRTLRRLGRYEEAVEKLLESRRLSLEEGDGVDLEDIELAYCYAVLGNKSKAEEHMKLAIDALGAYAESEEHLKKQFDEIKEMISVLSKPS, encoded by the coding sequence ATGAAAGAGGATTTATTAAACAAAATTGAAGATTTATATGATTTAGATAAACATCAAGAAATAATAGATATGATTGAAGCACTTCCAACTGAACAATTAAATAATGAATTAATTGGACAATTAGCAAGAGCATACAACAATATTCAAAATTATAAAAAGGCTATAGAATTATTAAAAAGCATAGAAATAGAAGAAGGAAATACTATGCGTTGGAATTATAGAATAGGATACTCATATTACTATTTAGATGAATATGAAAAGGCAGAAGAATGTTTTTTAAAAGCTCATGAGATAAAACCAGAAGATGATGAAATTAAAACTTATTTATTAAATATTTATATAGAATTATCAAAGAAAGTAATCAATGAAAATACAGATGATAGTCAAGAAACTCAAGATAAAGCAGTAGCATATGCATTAAAATCAAAGGAGTATATAACAACAAATGATGATAAAATCCAATGTGATTCATATCTAGCTTGGTTATATGATAAAATTGGAGCTTGTGATGTAGCTGAAGAACTTTTAAAGTCAGTTATTAGTGCAGGTAGAGATGATTCCTGGGTACATTCTGAATTGGGCTACTGTTTAACAGAATTAAATAAACTTGAGGAAGCCTTGGAGCATTATTTTAGAGCTAAAGAACTGGGTAGAAATGATACTTGGATATATTCTCAAATTGCTTGGACATATCGTCTTTTAGGAAAATATCAAGAAGCCTTAGAAGTTAATTTTAAAGCACAAGAATTAGGACAAAATGATGCTTGGACTAATATTGAGATAGGAATTTGTTATAAGGAATTAGAAAAATATGAAGAGGCTATAAAGTATTATCTAATTGCAAATAAAATAAATAAAGGTAAAAATGTTTGGTTATTATCAGAATTAGCTTGGACATATGGAGTTATAGGAAACTATGAAGAGGAACTAAAATACTTGGAAAAAGCAAAGAAATTAGGTAGAAAAGATTCTTGGATAAAAGCAGAATATGGAAAAGTTTATCAAAAATTAGAGCAGTATGACAGAGCATTAAGATACTATAATAAGGCAAAAAATTTAGGTCAAAATGATGCATGGATTAATGTTCAAATAGGAAGATGTTACAAAGGTTTAGAAAAATACGATAAAGCACTAAAAAATTATTTAGAAGCAGAAAAAAAAGAGAAAAATGATGCATGGTTATTATCTGAAATAGCTTGGCTTTATGATGGAATAGGAAAATATAAAGAAGGTTTAAAATATCTTAAAAAAGTTGAAAAATTAGGTAGAGATGATTGTTGGTTTAATACAGAATATGGTTTCTGTTTAATGAGATTAAAAAAATATGAAAATGCTATTGAAAAATATAAACATGCTATGGAATTAAAAGAAGAACTTAATGAAGAAATTTATCTAAATTGTCAAATTGGTTTCTGTTATCGTATTTTAGAAAAATATGAAGAGGCACTAAAATATCATTTAAAAGCACAAGAACTTGGCAGAAATGATGTTTGGGTAAATATTGAAATAGGTTTATGTTATAAAGAATTAGAAAAATATGAAAAAGCACTTGAACATTATTTGGTGGCTTATGAACAAGATAAAGAAGATACTTGGTTACTATCAGATATTGGTTGGATTTACAATGAGATTGAAAAATATGAGGATGCTTTACAATTCTTATTAAAAGCACAGGAATTAGGTAGAGAAGATAGTTGGATATATGCAGAAATTGGGCAATGTTTAGGTAGATTAGATAGGTATGAAGAGGGTATTGAGAAGTTAAAAAAAGCCTTAGAAATACTTGAAAAAGATAAAGTGTATGACAATAGAAATGAAAAAATTTTTATAAATTCTGAAATAGGATGGCTTTATGGAAAAATAGAAGGTTCAGATCCTAATGAAGCTTTACATTATCTATATGCTGCAAGAGATTTAGGTAGAGATGACCAATGGCTTAATGCAGAGATAGGTTGGGAATTAGGGTATAATGATAAAGATAAAGATGAAGAAGCTATAAAATATTTTGAAAGATCTATTGAATTAGGTAGAGATGATGAATGGGTTTGGGCAAGAACTGCAAATATTTATTTTGATTTAGAAAGATATGAAGAAGCCTTAAAAGCATATACTAGAGCCTATGAACTTGAAGGCTCATACAAAGAAGGAAAAGACAGTCTATATATATGTAGTATAGGAAGAACTTTAAGAAGGCTTGGAAGATATGAAGAAGCAGTTGAAAAACTTTTAGAATCAAGAAGATTATCTCTTGAAGAAGGAGATGGAGTTGATTTAGAGGATATAGAACTTGCTTATTGTTATGCCGTCCTTGGAAATAAAAGCAAGGCTGAAGAACATATGAAACTTGCTATTGATGCACTAGGAGCTTATGCAGAAAGTGAAGAGCATTTAAAGAAACAATTTGATGAAATTAAAGAAATGATAAGTGTTCTATCAAAACCATCATAA
- a CDS encoding ABC transporter ATP-binding protein, producing MAMLEVKDLEVFYDNIQALKGISLEINEGEVVSIIGANGAGKTTTLQTISGLITPKSGSITFEGKNLLKEKAHNICKLGIAQVPEGRRIFSKLAVKDNLKLGQFIIKDSAEKKEEDRANFYKVFPRMSERKNQLAGTLSGGEQQMLAMGRALMSRPKLLILDEPSMGLSPLFVKEIFEVIKQLKEKGTTILLVEQNAKMALSISDRAYVIETGEIVLEGNAKDLLHNDRVKKAYLGG from the coding sequence ATGGCAATGTTAGAAGTAAAAGACCTAGAAGTTTTTTATGATAATATACAAGCTCTTAAAGGGATTTCACTAGAAATTAATGAAGGAGAAGTTGTATCTATCATAGGAGCTAATGGTGCAGGAAAAACAACAACATTACAGACTATATCTGGACTTATTACTCCTAAAAGTGGTTCTATAACATTTGAAGGAAAGAATCTTTTAAAAGAAAAGGCACATAACATTTGTAAATTAGGTATAGCACAAGTTCCAGAAGGGAGAAGAATTTTCTCAAAACTTGCTGTTAAAGATAATTTAAAATTAGGACAATTTATTATAAAAGATAGTGCAGAGAAAAAAGAAGAAGATAGAGCAAACTTCTATAAGGTTTTTCCTAGAATGTCTGAAAGAAAAAATCAATTAGCAGGTACATTATCTGGAGGAGAACAACAGATGCTTGCTATGGGAAGAGCTTTGATGAGTAGACCTAAACTTTTAATTTTAGATGAACCATCAATGGGGCTTTCACCACTATTTGTTAAAGAAATTTTTGAAGTTATAAAACAATTAAAAGAAAAAGGAACTACTATTTTATTAGTAGAACAAAATGCTAAGATGGCACTTTCTATTTCTGATAGAGCTTATGTTATTGAAACAGGAGAGATAGTTCTTGAAGGAAATGCAAAAGATTTACTACATAATGATAGAGTAAAGAAAGCTTATCTTGGAGGATAA
- a CDS encoding ABC transporter substrate-binding protein → MKKKLLTTLLGASLLLVACGGEKAADKPATTEAETIKIGAIGPLTGPVAIYGISATNGLKLAIDEINANGGILGKQVELNVLDEKGDSTEAVNAYNKLVDWGMVALIGDITSKPSVAVAEVAAQDGIPMITPTGTQLNITEAGSNVFRVCFTDPYQGEVLAKYSKEKLGAKTVAIMSNNSSDYSDGVANAFVAEAEKQGIQIVAREGYSDGDKDFKAQLTKIAQQNPDVLFIPDYYEQDGLIAIQAREVGLKSVIVGSDGWDGVVKTVDPSSYAAIEDVYFANHYSTKDSNEKIQNFIKNYKEKYNDEPSAFSALSYDAAYILKAAIEKAGTTDKEAVTKAIKEIQFEGITGQLTFDEKNNPVKSITIIKIVNGDYTFDSVVSK, encoded by the coding sequence ATGAAGAAAAAATTATTAACTACATTATTAGGTGCTTCACTTTTGTTAGTAGCTTGTGGAGGAGAAAAAGCAGCAGATAAACCAGCAACAACAGAAGCTGAAACAATAAAAATTGGAGCTATTGGACCATTAACTGGACCAGTTGCAATCTACGGAATATCAGCAACTAATGGATTAAAATTAGCTATTGATGAAATAAATGCAAATGGTGGTATACTTGGAAAACAAGTTGAATTAAATGTATTAGATGAAAAGGGAGATTCAACAGAGGCAGTAAATGCTTATAACAAACTAGTTGATTGGGGAATGGTTGCATTAATTGGAGATATTACTTCAAAACCAAGTGTTGCAGTTGCAGAAGTTGCAGCACAAGATGGTATTCCAATGATAACACCTACTGGAACACAACTTAATATAACAGAAGCAGGTTCAAATGTCTTTAGAGTATGTTTCACAGATCCATATCAAGGAGAAGTTTTAGCAAAATATTCAAAAGAAAAATTAGGAGCAAAAACAGTTGCTATTATGTCTAATAATTCAAGTGACTATTCAGATGGAGTTGCTAATGCTTTTGTAGCAGAAGCTGAAAAACAAGGAATTCAAATTGTAGCAAGAGAAGGTTATTCAGATGGAGATAAAGATTTTAAAGCTCAACTTACAAAAATTGCTCAACAAAATCCAGATGTATTATTTATACCTGATTATTATGAACAAGATGGTTTAATTGCTATACAAGCAAGAGAAGTTGGATTAAAATCAGTTATAGTTGGTTCTGATGGTTGGGATGGAGTTGTAAAAACAGTAGATCCATCTTCTTATGCAGCAATAGAAGATGTATACTTTGCTAACCATTATTCAACAAAAGATAGCAATGAAAAAATACAAAACTTTATAAAGAACTATAAAGAGAAATATAATGATGAACCTTCTGCATTCTCTGCTTTAAGTTATGATGCTGCATATATTTTAAAAGCTGCAATAGAAAAAGCAGGAACAACTGATAAAGAAGCAGTAACAAAAGCTATAAAAGAAATTCAATTTGAAGGAATCACAGGACAATTAACTTTTGATGAAAAGAATAACCCTGTAAAAAGTATAACTATAATTAAAATAGTAAATGGAGATTATACATTTGATTCAGTAGTATCAAAATAA
- a CDS encoding ABC transporter ATP-binding protein: MENKKPLLVAKDISISFGALKAVDNFNLEINSGELIGLIGPNGAGKTTVFNILTGVYNASSGEYTLDGENVIKTSTSALVKKGLARTFQNIRLFKYLSVLDNVVAAYNFRMRYGILSGMLRFPNFWKEEKEAKEKAMALLKIFDLDKYANMHAGNLPYGEQRKLEIARAMATEPKILLLDEPAAGMNPKETEDLMNTIKLIRDKFGIAVLLIEHDMKLVLGICERLLVLNYGKILASGKPNEVINNPQVVEAYLGKEEDE, translated from the coding sequence ATGGAAAATAAAAAACCTCTTTTAGTTGCAAAAGATATATCAATTAGTTTTGGAGCATTGAAAGCAGTTGATAATTTTAATTTAGAAATAAATTCAGGAGAATTAATAGGTTTAATAGGACCTAATGGTGCAGGAAAGACAACAGTATTTAACATTTTAACAGGTGTATATAATGCAAGTTCAGGAGAATATACATTAGATGGAGAAAATGTTATTAAAACTTCAACATCAGCTCTTGTAAAAAAGGGATTGGCTCGTACTTTCCAAAATATTAGACTATTTAAGTATCTATCAGTTTTAGATAATGTGGTAGCTGCATATAATTTCCGTATGAGATATGGAATTTTATCAGGAATGTTACGTTTTCCAAATTTTTGGAAAGAAGAAAAAGAAGCTAAAGAAAAGGCAATGGCTCTTTTAAAAATATTTGATTTAGATAAGTATGCAAATATGCATGCAGGAAATCTTCCTTATGGAGAACAAAGAAAGTTAGAAATTGCAAGAGCTATGGCAACAGAGCCAAAAATTCTTCTTTTAGATGAGCCAGCAGCAGGAATGAACCCAAAAGAAACAGAAGACTTAATGAATACAATAAAATTAATTCGTGATAAGTTTGGAATAGCAGTTTTACTTATAGAACATGATATGAAGTTAGTTCTTGGTATCTGTGAAAGATTACTTGTTTTAAACTATGGAAAAATATTGGCAAGTGGAAAGCCTAATGAAGTTATAAATAATCCACAAGTTGTAGAAGCATACTTAGGTAAGGAGGAAGATGAATAA
- a CDS encoding SDR family NAD(P)-dependent oxidoreductase yields MEENRVKGKIAFISGASSGIGKATAEKLAQMGVNLILCARRENILNELKEELEKQYGVKVKTLVFDVRNYNDVLKNINSLDDEWKKIDILVNNAGLAVGLEKIYQYDMEDVDRMVDTNIKGFTYIANTILPLMIATDKVCTVVNIGSVAGEIAYPNGSIYCATKFAVKAISDAMRSELIDKKIKVTNIKPGLVDTEFSLIRFKGDKTKADNVYKGIEPLYAEDIADTIAYIVNLPEKIQITDLTVTPLHQANAIHIYKEN; encoded by the coding sequence ATGGAAGAAAATCGTGTTAAAGGAAAAATTGCATTTATTTCAGGAGCAAGTAGTGGAATAGGAAAAGCAACAGCAGAAAAATTAGCACAGATGGGAGTGAATTTAATTCTATGTGCTAGAAGAGAAAATATTTTAAATGAGTTAAAAGAAGAACTTGAAAAGCAATATGGAGTAAAAGTTAAAACTTTAGTCTTTGATGTAAGAAACTATAATGATGTTTTAAAAAATATAAATTCATTAGATGATGAATGGAAAAAAATTGATATATTAGTTAACAATGCAGGACTTGCTGTTGGACTTGAAAAAATCTATCAATATGATATGGAAGATGTTGATAGAATGGTTGATACTAATATAAAAGGTTTTACATATATTGCAAATACCATTCTTCCACTTATGATAGCAACAGATAAAGTTTGTACAGTAGTTAATATAGGTTCTGTTGCAGGAGAAATAGCATATCCAAATGGAAGTATATATTGTGCAACAAAATTTGCTGTGAAAGCAATAAGTGATGCAATGAGATCAGAGCTTATAGATAAGAAAATAAAAGTTACTAATATCAAGCCTGGACTTGTAGATACAGAATTTAGTTTAATAAGATTTAAAGGAGATAAAACAAAGGCTGACAATGTGTATAAAGGAATAGAACCATTATATGCAGAAGATATAGCAGACACAATAGCTTATATTGTAAATCTACCAGAAAAAATTCAAATTACAGATTTAACTGTAACTCCATTACATCAAGCTAATGCTATACATATCTATAAAGAGAATTAA
- a CDS encoding ABC transporter ATP-binding protein, whose translation MSKKKNQNEDSIKNFKKAVSNFLSLLGERKLPFLISVVANILSTILVVAIPWTSAVAIDDIVKILNDNTIIDKWSAVFSFLIKPVSLLGIIAVAIFALSYLQEYISAILGEEVAQSLRVKLSRKFTKLPMNFFDTNQVGDILSKLTTDIEKVAEVIGSSFTRFVYSFLIMILVIIMLFTINTKLTLIVLSILLISIVVTYYVSKLTQKIFSQDVKSLSELSSLTEEALTGNLIVQSFNKQEDIIASIDESIEKQYAAAKTLEFTIFSIYPSIRFITQIAFVTSAVISAILVINGHLTLGLAQAFLQYITQISEPVTTSAYIINSLQNALVSVERVYDILELPEETELSEDSHLLDNTKGQIVFENVSFGYSKDKLLMKNVNFTAKAEQMVAIVGPTGAGKTTLINLLMRFYDVNGGRILFDGVDISKVTRKELRANFGMVLQDTWLFKGTIAENIAYGKPDATREEIIEAAKLAKCDSFIRKLPQGYDTIITSENGMVSQGEQQLLTIARTILPNPKVMILDEATSSIDTKTEKDIQAVISQLMKGRTSFVIAHRLSTIRNADLILVMKDGDIVEQGSHDELMKVNGIYANLYNTQFS comes from the coding sequence ATGTCTAAAAAGAAAAATCAAAACGAAGATAGTATAAAGAATTTTAAAAAAGCAGTTTCTAATTTTTTATCACTTTTAGGTGAAAGAAAACTTCCATTTTTAATCTCTGTTGTTGCTAATATCTTATCAACTATTTTAGTAGTTGCAATCCCTTGGACATCAGCTGTTGCCATAGATGATATTGTAAAAATACTTAATGATAATACTATTATTGATAAATGGTCTGCTGTCTTTAGTTTTCTTATAAAACCTGTTTCTTTATTGGGAATAATAGCTGTGGCTATCTTTGCTTTAAGCTATTTACAAGAATATATATCAGCTATATTAGGAGAAGAAGTTGCTCAATCTCTTAGAGTAAAATTAAGTAGAAAGTTTACAAAGCTACCTATGAATTTCTTTGATACTAACCAAGTTGGAGATATCTTAAGTAAACTTACAACAGATATTGAAAAGGTCGCAGAAGTCATAGGTTCAAGTTTCACAAGATTTGTTTATTCATTCTTAATAATGATTCTTGTTATAATTATGTTATTTACTATAAATACAAAATTAACTTTAATAGTTTTATCTATTCTTCTAATAAGTATTGTAGTTACATACTATGTTTCAAAGTTAACACAAAAAATATTCTCTCAAGATGTAAAATCTCTTTCTGAATTGAGTTCTCTAACAGAAGAGGCTTTAACAGGAAATCTAATTGTACAATCTTTTAATAAGCAAGAAGATATCATAGCTAGTATAGATGAATCTATTGAAAAACAATATGCTGCTGCAAAAACACTTGAGTTTACAATCTTTTCAATATATCCTTCAATTAGATTTATAACTCAAATAGCCTTTGTTACATCAGCAGTTATATCTGCTATACTTGTTATAAATGGACATCTTACTTTGGGACTTGCTCAGGCATTTTTACAATATATAACGCAAATCTCTGAGCCTGTTACTACTTCTGCCTATATTATAAATTCTTTACAGAACGCTTTAGTTTCTGTTGAAAGAGTCTATGATATTTTAGAATTACCTGAAGAAACAGAATTATCTGAAGATAGTCATTTACTAGATAATACTAAGGGACAAATTGTATTTGAAAATGTTTCTTTTGGATATAGCAAAGACAAACTTTTGATGAAGAATGTTAATTTTACTGCTAAGGCCGAACAAATGGTTGCGATAGTTGGTCCTACTGGTGCTGGTAAAACAACCCTTATAAATTTACTTATGAGATTCTATGATGTAAATGGAGGTAGAATTTTATTTGATGGTGTTGATATTTCAAAGGTTACAAGAAAAGAATTGAGAGCAAACTTTGGTATGGTTCTACAAGATACTTGGTTATTTAAAGGAACTATCGCAGAAAATATTGCCTATGGAAAACCTGATGCCACTCGTGAAGAAATAATTGAAGCAGCTAAACTCGCTAAATGTGATAGCTTTATTCGTAAGTTACCTCAAGGTTATGATACTATAATAACAAGTGAAAATGGTATGGTTTCTCAAGGAGAACAACAGTTATTAACTATAGCTCGTACAATTTTACCTAATCCTAAAGTTATGATATTAGATGAAGCTACATCAAGTATAGATACTAAGACTGAAAAAGATATACAAGCTGTTATTAGCCAACTTATGAAAGGAAGAACAAGTTTTGTTATTGCCCACAGACTTTCAACTATTCGTAATGCAGATTTAATCCTAGTTATGAAAGATGGAGATATAGTGGAACAAGGTAGCCATGATGAACTTATGAAAGTTAATGGTATCTACGCTAATTTATATAACACTCAATTTAGTTAA
- a CDS encoding branched-chain amino acid ABC transporter permease, whose protein sequence is MEFLLQIINGLQIGSIYALVSLGYTMVYGIAQLINFAHGDIIMIGAYTSLFSIPLFTSLGLPIWAIVIPAIIICALIGCLAERIAYRPLRNSPRISNLITAIGVSLFIENVFMKVFTPNTRSFPKIFTQAPISFGNGINISFGAVVTIVTTLVLSIALQLFMKKTKYGKAMIATSQDYAASELVGINVDRTIQLTFAIGSGLAAVGSVLYVSAYPQIQPLMGSMLGIKAFVAAVLGGIGILPGAVLGGFILGIVESLTRAYLSSQLADAFVFSILIIVLLFKPTGILGKNVKEKV, encoded by the coding sequence ATGGAGTTTTTACTTCAAATAATTAATGGTTTACAAATAGGAAGTATCTATGCCCTAGTGTCTTTGGGATATACAATGGTGTATGGTATAGCACAACTTATTAACTTTGCACATGGTGATATTATAATGATAGGGGCTTATACATCACTTTTTTCTATTCCATTATTTACATCATTAGGTTTACCAATTTGGGCGATAGTTATTCCTGCAATAATTATCTGTGCACTTATAGGTTGTTTAGCAGAAAGAATAGCATATAGACCACTTAGAAATTCACCAAGAATATCAAACTTAATAACTGCCATTGGAGTTAGTTTATTTATAGAAAATGTTTTTATGAAGGTGTTTACACCAAATACAAGATCATTTCCTAAAATTTTTACTCAAGCACCAATATCTTTTGGAAATGGAATAAATATTAGTTTTGGAGCTGTTGTAACAATAGTAACAACACTTGTTTTATCAATTGCTTTACAGTTATTTATGAAAAAAACTAAATATGGAAAAGCTATGATAGCAACAAGTCAAGATTATGCAGCTTCTGAATTAGTTGGAATAAATGTAGATAGAACAATACAATTAACATTTGCAATAGGTAGTGGACTTGCAGCAGTTGGTTCTGTATTATATGTTTCAGCTTATCCACAAATACAACCTTTAATGGGTTCAATGCTTGGGATAAAAGCCTTTGTTGCAGCAGTTTTAGGTGGAATTGGAATATTACCTGGAGCTGTTTTAGGAGGATTTATATTAGGAATTGTTGAAAGTTTAACAAGAGCATATTTATCATCACAACTTGCAGATGCTTTTGTATTTTCAATATTGATTATAGTTTTATTGTTTAAACCTACTGGAATATTAGGAAAAAATGTAAAGGAGAAAGTATAA